One genomic region from Athalia rosae chromosome 3, iyAthRosa1.1, whole genome shotgun sequence encodes:
- the LOC105686512 gene encoding 14-3-3 protein zeta isoform X3 has product MSVDKEELVQRAKLAEQAERYDDMAAAMKAVTETGVELSNEERNLLSVAYKNVVGARRSSWRVISSIEQKTEGSERKQQMAKEYREKVEKELREICYDVLGLLDKYLIPKASNPESKVFYLKMKGDYYRYLAEVATGDNRNTVVDDSQKAYQDAFEISKSKMQPTHPIRLGLALNFSVFYYEILNSPDKACQLAKQAFDDAIAELDTLNEDSYKDSTLIMQLLRDNLTLWTSDTQNEGDEPQEGGDN; this is encoded by the exons ATGTCCGTGGACAAGGAGGAACTGGTGCAGCGCGCGAAGCTCGCCGAACAGGCTGAGAGGTATGACGATATGGCAGCTGCGATGAAGGCTGTCACCGAAACCGGCGTCGAATTATCGAATGAAGAGAGGAACCTGCTCTCTGTCGCCTACAAGAACGTCGTTGGGGCGCGGCGTAGCTCGTGGAGAGTTATTTCATCCATTGAGCAGAAAACAGAGGGATCCGAACGCAAACAACAGATGGCCAAGGAGTACCGGGAAAAGGTTGAGAAGGAATTACGTGAAATTTGCTACGACGTTCTG GGACTCCTGGACAAGTACCTGATACCCAAGGCTAGCAACCCGGAGAGCAAAGTATTCTACCTCAAGATGAAGGGTGATTACTACAGGTATCTCGCAGAGGTTGCAACTGGCGACAACAGGAACA CCGTGGTAGACGACAGCCAGAAGGCGTATCAAGACGCGTTTGAAATCAGCAAGTCCAAGATGCAGCCAACTCACCCCATCAGGCTGGGTCTCGCACTCAACTTCTCCGTCTTCTATTACGAGATCCTGAATTCTCCAGACAAGGCCTGCCAACTGGCCAAACAG GCTTTCGACGATGCGATCGCGGAGCTGGACACATTGAACGAGGACAGCTACAAAGACTCTACACTTATCATGCAGCTGTTGCGTGATAACCTTACTCTCTGGACAAGCGACACGCAGAATGAAGGAGATGAACCACAGGAGGGCGGCGATAACTAA
- the LOC105686512 gene encoding 14-3-3 protein zeta isoform X4 — protein sequence MSVDKEELVQRAKLAEQAERYDDMAAAMKAVTETGVELSNEERNLLSVAYKNVVGARRSSWRVISSIEQKTEGSERKQQMAKEYREKVEKELREICYDVLGLLDKYLIPKASNPESKVFYLKMKGDYYRYLAEVATGDNRNTVVEDSQKAYQEAFDIAKAKMQPTHPIRLGLALNFSVFYYEIINSPARACHLAKQAFDDAIAELDTLNEDSYKDSTLIMQLLRDNLTLWTSDTQNEGDEPQEGGDN from the exons ATGTCCGTGGACAAGGAGGAACTGGTGCAGCGCGCGAAGCTCGCCGAACAGGCTGAGAGGTATGACGATATGGCAGCTGCGATGAAGGCTGTCACCGAAACCGGCGTCGAATTATCGAATGAAGAGAGGAACCTGCTCTCTGTCGCCTACAAGAACGTCGTTGGGGCGCGGCGTAGCTCGTGGAGAGTTATTTCATCCATTGAGCAGAAAACAGAGGGATCCGAACGCAAACAACAGATGGCCAAGGAGTACCGGGAAAAGGTTGAGAAGGAATTACGTGAAATTTGCTACGACGTTCTG GGACTCCTGGACAAGTACCTGATACCCAAGGCTAGCAACCCGGAGAGCAAAGTATTCTACCTCAAGATGAAGGGTGATTACTACAGGTATCTCGCAGAGGTTGCAACTGGCGACAACAGGAACA CGGTGGTGGAAGACTCGCAAAAGGCATACCAGGAAGCGTTTGACATAGCCAAGGCCAAAATGCAGCCCACGCATCCCATCAGGCTTGGGCTCGCTCTGAACTTCTCCGTTTTCtattatgaaattataaaCTCCCCAGCCAGAGCTTGCCACTTGGCTAAGCAG GCTTTCGACGATGCGATCGCGGAGCTGGACACATTGAACGAGGACAGCTACAAAGACTCTACACTTATCATGCAGCTGTTGCGTGATAACCTTACTCTCTGGACAAGCGACACGCAGAATGAAGGAGATGAACCACAGGAGGGCGGCGATAACTAA
- the LOC105686512 gene encoding 14-3-3 protein zeta isoform X2, which yields MSVDKEELVQRAKLAEQAERYDDMAAAMKAVTETGVELSNEERNLLSVAYKNVVGARRSSWRVISSIEQKTEGSERKQQMAKEYREKVEKELREICYDVLQGLLDKYLIPKASNPESKVFYLKMKGDYYRYLAEVATGDNRNTVVEDSQKAYQEAFDIAKAKMQPTHPIRLGLALNFSVFYYEIINSPARACHLAKQAFDDAIAELDTLNEDSYKDSTLIMQLLRDNLTLWTSDTQNEGDEPQEGGDN from the exons ATGTCCGTGGACAAGGAGGAACTGGTGCAGCGCGCGAAGCTCGCCGAACAGGCTGAGAGGTATGACGATATGGCAGCTGCGATGAAGGCTGTCACCGAAACCGGCGTCGAATTATCGAATGAAGAGAGGAACCTGCTCTCTGTCGCCTACAAGAACGTCGTTGGGGCGCGGCGTAGCTCGTGGAGAGTTATTTCATCCATTGAGCAGAAAACAGAGGGATCCGAACGCAAACAACAGATGGCCAAGGAGTACCGGGAAAAGGTTGAGAAGGAATTACGTGAAATTTGCTACGACGTTCTG CAGGGACTCCTGGACAAGTACCTGATACCCAAGGCTAGCAACCCGGAGAGCAAAGTATTCTACCTCAAGATGAAGGGTGATTACTACAGGTATCTCGCAGAGGTTGCAACTGGCGACAACAGGAACA CGGTGGTGGAAGACTCGCAAAAGGCATACCAGGAAGCGTTTGACATAGCCAAGGCCAAAATGCAGCCCACGCATCCCATCAGGCTTGGGCTCGCTCTGAACTTCTCCGTTTTCtattatgaaattataaaCTCCCCAGCCAGAGCTTGCCACTTGGCTAAGCAG GCTTTCGACGATGCGATCGCGGAGCTGGACACATTGAACGAGGACAGCTACAAAGACTCTACACTTATCATGCAGCTGTTGCGTGATAACCTTACTCTCTGGACAAGCGACACGCAGAATGAAGGAGATGAACCACAGGAGGGCGGCGATAACTAA
- the LOC105686512 gene encoding 14-3-3 protein zeta isoform X1: protein MSVDKEELVQRAKLAEQAERYDDMAAAMKAVTETGVELSNEERNLLSVAYKNVVGARRSSWRVISSIEQKTEGSERKQQMAKEYREKVEKELREICYDVLQGLLDKYLIPKASNPESKVFYLKMKGDYYRYLAEVATGDNRNTVVDDSQKAYQDAFEISKSKMQPTHPIRLGLALNFSVFYYEILNSPDKACQLAKQAFDDAIAELDTLNEDSYKDSTLIMQLLRDNLTLWTSDTQNEGDEPQEGGDN, encoded by the exons ATGTCCGTGGACAAGGAGGAACTGGTGCAGCGCGCGAAGCTCGCCGAACAGGCTGAGAGGTATGACGATATGGCAGCTGCGATGAAGGCTGTCACCGAAACCGGCGTCGAATTATCGAATGAAGAGAGGAACCTGCTCTCTGTCGCCTACAAGAACGTCGTTGGGGCGCGGCGTAGCTCGTGGAGAGTTATTTCATCCATTGAGCAGAAAACAGAGGGATCCGAACGCAAACAACAGATGGCCAAGGAGTACCGGGAAAAGGTTGAGAAGGAATTACGTGAAATTTGCTACGACGTTCTG CAGGGACTCCTGGACAAGTACCTGATACCCAAGGCTAGCAACCCGGAGAGCAAAGTATTCTACCTCAAGATGAAGGGTGATTACTACAGGTATCTCGCAGAGGTTGCAACTGGCGACAACAGGAACA CCGTGGTAGACGACAGCCAGAAGGCGTATCAAGACGCGTTTGAAATCAGCAAGTCCAAGATGCAGCCAACTCACCCCATCAGGCTGGGTCTCGCACTCAACTTCTCCGTCTTCTATTACGAGATCCTGAATTCTCCAGACAAGGCCTGCCAACTGGCCAAACAG GCTTTCGACGATGCGATCGCGGAGCTGGACACATTGAACGAGGACAGCTACAAAGACTCTACACTTATCATGCAGCTGTTGCGTGATAACCTTACTCTCTGGACAAGCGACACGCAGAATGAAGGAGATGAACCACAGGAGGGCGGCGATAACTAA
- the LOC105686512 gene encoding 14-3-3 protein zeta isoform X5, protein MSVDKEELVQRAKLAEQAERYDDMAAAMKAVTETGVELSNEERNLLSVAYKNVVGARRSSWRVISSIEQKTEGSERKQQMAKEYREKVEKELREICYDVLQGLLDKYLIPKASNPESKVFYLKMKGDYYRYLAEVATGDNRNTVVDDSQKAYQDAFEISKSKMQPTHPIRLGLALNFSVFYYEILNSPDKACQLAKQV, encoded by the exons ATGTCCGTGGACAAGGAGGAACTGGTGCAGCGCGCGAAGCTCGCCGAACAGGCTGAGAGGTATGACGATATGGCAGCTGCGATGAAGGCTGTCACCGAAACCGGCGTCGAATTATCGAATGAAGAGAGGAACCTGCTCTCTGTCGCCTACAAGAACGTCGTTGGGGCGCGGCGTAGCTCGTGGAGAGTTATTTCATCCATTGAGCAGAAAACAGAGGGATCCGAACGCAAACAACAGATGGCCAAGGAGTACCGGGAAAAGGTTGAGAAGGAATTACGTGAAATTTGCTACGACGTTCTG CAGGGACTCCTGGACAAGTACCTGATACCCAAGGCTAGCAACCCGGAGAGCAAAGTATTCTACCTCAAGATGAAGGGTGATTACTACAGGTATCTCGCAGAGGTTGCAACTGGCGACAACAGGAACA CCGTGGTAGACGACAGCCAGAAGGCGTATCAAGACGCGTTTGAAATCAGCAAGTCCAAGATGCAGCCAACTCACCCCATCAGGCTGGGTCTCGCACTCAACTTCTCCGTCTTCTATTACGAGATCCTGAATTCTCCAGACAAGGCCTGCCAACTGGCCAAACAGGTATAA